A single Longimicrobiales bacterium DNA region contains:
- a CDS encoding homoserine kinase codes for MTNVTDLRAARVRVPCSTSNLGSGYDTIGLALEKYLDAEFQPDDSGTLRVERSGTLARLDATNEDDLVAVALTKQLKRGRITASGTLRLHSEVPVARGLGTSASAKLAGFDLARAAMGEAQDNDLSFSAAFRDEGHGDNAAPSVFGGLRAVAKTADGPVVIGLTLSESVGFAYAAPAAGVSTKEARALLPKQVPHNLAAATLGRIVALVRGLAEGNPDLIRIGTKDELHVPHRLSLIPSVLGAMSAGIDAGAWAVTVSGAGSGLIAMCEPGDADGVAAAMHAIFDAGTGDPECVGFAVKPCAQGLQRIAPL; via the coding sequence TCGACGTCGAATCTTGGGTCTGGCTACGATACGATTGGTCTCGCGTTAGAGAAATATCTCGACGCAGAGTTCCAGCCGGATGACAGTGGCACCCTAAGGGTCGAACGGTCCGGGACGCTGGCGCGACTCGATGCGACCAACGAAGACGACTTGGTTGCGGTGGCCCTGACGAAGCAATTAAAGCGGGGCAGAATTACTGCGTCCGGCACGCTCAGGCTCCACTCTGAAGTCCCGGTAGCACGTGGCTTGGGAACGTCGGCGAGTGCGAAGCTTGCGGGCTTCGATCTCGCTCGGGCTGCGATGGGTGAGGCCCAGGACAACGACCTCTCGTTTTCGGCTGCGTTCAGGGACGAAGGTCACGGTGACAACGCGGCGCCGAGTGTCTTCGGTGGACTGCGAGCGGTAGCTAAGACGGCAGACGGACCCGTGGTGATTGGATTGACGCTGAGCGAGTCCGTGGGGTTCGCCTATGCGGCTCCTGCGGCGGGTGTTTCAACGAAGGAAGCGCGGGCTCTGCTTCCCAAGCAAGTGCCGCACAATCTGGCTGCAGCGACGCTGGGGCGTATCGTAGCACTGGTTCGTGGTCTCGCGGAAGGAAACCCGGATCTGATTCGGATCGGCACGAAGGACGAGCTCCATGTGCCACACCGGCTCTCTCTGATCCCGAGCGTCCTCGGCGCCATGTCCGCAGGAATTGATGCGGGCGCATGGGCTGTGACCGTGTCCGGTGCCGGGTCGGGGCTCATAGCAATGTGTGAACCCGGCGATGCGGACGGGGTCGCCGCAGCGATGCATGCGATCTTCGACGCGGGCACGGGCGATCCGGAGTGTGTCGGGTTCGCTGTGAAGCCGTGCGCTCAGGGACTTCAGCGTATCGCGCCCCTCTGA